The genomic window GGGAGGGAGGATGCGCGCGGAGCAAGGAGGAGCGGAGCGAGGAgaagcgaggaggcggcggggattCGTGTGACGGAGTCATCGCGTGGGGGCGAGAGTGCGGGCGGAAAGCGCGGTGGAAGGATGTGGTCGCCGATAGGAGGGTTGATGAGCGATGGACGGTTGAGATTGGATGAGATGGCGGATGGACGGTAGGGATTGATCCGAGTGATTTGGCCGGTAGGATTGCTAGGAggcaactcctcctttttatattagtatagatatagatatttattaaaaaaagaacagggGAAAGTTATAATTCTAAATCCATACATTAGGCCtagaattttcaaaatatgCCACTCAATTCGTGCCACCTTCAGGATTTGCCACTTAATTCGCAACACTTTCAGAACATGCCACCGAGCACGCGAATTGTTTCATTCTGCGACACTCCGTCTCTTCGAAGTTACGCCCGTCGCCCGTCCGTATCACGCCATCCATTGCGTCATGTTGCCGCCACTGGCGTGGGGGAGGTAGACCACTGGCGTGAGGGAAGGAGGAGCTTGGCCAGTGTTGGGGAGAAAGAGCTCGCCATTTCGGTGTGGAGAGGAAGAGCTCGCTAGCATGTGCGGGGGAGAAGCTTGGCAacatggggaggaggagctccgccGGCACGGGAGGAAGAGCTCGCCGCCATGGGAAGGAGGAGGTCCGCCAGCGCGAGAGGaagagctcgccggcgtgggAAAGAGCCATCGGCGTTGGGAGGAAGAGCTTGCACGAGGAGGAGCTCCGCCGGCACGGGAAGGAAGAGCTTGCCGGCATGTGCGGGGAAGAAGTTTGTCGGCATGGGAAAGAGTAGCTGACGGcgtggggaggaagaagagctcGCCAAGCATGGGGAGGAAGAGCTCTTCGGCGTTGGGGAAGAGGAGCCGTTGGCGTGGGAAGGAAGAAGTACTCGCCGGTGTGGGGGAGGAACTTATCGGCGGCGCCCAGATGACTCAGTCAGACGTTGTGACACGGGCGGGTGACGGCGCTCCACTTCGGAGGGACGGAGTGGCATGGAATAAAATAATTCGCGTCCTTGGTGGCATGATATGAGAGTGTTACAAATTGAGTGACAAATCTTAAAGATGGTGCGAATTTAGTGacatattctgaaaattctcgCCTTGCTGGGCAGCTCTTTACGGCGCTGCGCAATAGCCTGTAACTAGTTCTTTCACTATAGCAACTAAGCAACTGTTGGCTATCAAACAGTGCATCGCATCATGCTGCCAAACAAACCTGCAAATCTAACCAGCATTGATCGACTCTGATTTGAGTTACAAATCTGACCAGCAAGTGAGGCTGCTGGGTGCCTAGGCAATGTATATGGGAGGGAATATATGACCGTGAGTTACATAGCCAAGCAAGGATGACCGTGAAATAGCAAAACAAAAAGGTGACGGTGAGTAAAGATCAATCGGCCGTTGATTTTTCAAGAAACGTACAGCCGTTGGATTAGATCAACAAACTGTTCTAACTTCTACCTGTACTGTACAACACATGGGGAGAGGGGAGACCCCATGCCTCTCTTGCCTGCCTTTTAATTGCTGGATTATGGTTCAATTGAAGGTTGGTGGTTGGTACTCTCTGCCACTTctataaataataaaacaaaaaaacacagtttttttttttaatcctatgacaatatatgccaaatcATCTAATctataagggcatgtacaatggtatTTAATAGCGGGCTCTTTTCGttgtcatgcaagtaaatttggttacgtggaggaaagagagaaaagaaatgaGAAACATCGTTGCTACGTATGACAACGGCTTAGAGTCGACTTTTAGCATTTATTAACGGAAAGTTTATTGTACGAGTGTATAGAAAAGGAAataagtataataaaaaaatatctagtacattaatggtttataaaTCTTATTATCTATAAGAGAATAGTCTCtagtgagattaattaataatgaGAGCTTGTATTAAACTCTAACTTTATACATACCCTAACAATCCACAAAAAGAACGGCGCGAAATTCGCATACTAGATCACCAAGCCATCGATCAAGCTGGCAGAGCAATAGCATTTAGGAATCCACaagaacatatatttatttcagCATCATCCATGGACGGACACACTGGAGActggagagagatggagatcaGATCGAGCTCGTAGGCTCACGAATTCCAAGCATACAACTACTACAATCTTTCTTCACCACGACGGCCCGGATCTTGGCACCTCCAAAACCGACCTTACCCGCTGCTAAACTGCAACGCCATGTCTTCTTGGATcagttggtggcggcggcgtcggcctcgtcggcggcggcgtccttcttctccggctccgGGGGCGCCGGGTTGAGCTGGAAGGCGGTgaaggggagggcgcggccgaGGCCGGCCGGGGTGCGGAAGACGAGCTTGGTGCCGGAGGGGCTGAGGACGATCTCGGAGATGGAGACCCAGATGAGGAGCTCCTTGCTCTTCACCCCGGCGACGCCGTGCATCCGCCCCTTCTCCACGAACGCCGTCACTTCGCCCGCGTACCACACCTGCTTGCCGATGGTGTCGAACGTGTGGGTGGCGCCGCCCGCCTGGGTCTGCCGGAGCCACACGAACCCGGCGGCGCGGTTGTAGCCCACCTCCTCCAGGGACGGCAGCGGGAGGAGCCCGTCGGGGAGGCCGAGCTCCACCAGCAGCTCGCGGGCCTTCCGCTCGCACAGCTCGTGCCCCGTGTGGACCTCCGCGCCCGAGCGGTGCTCCTCCACCAGCTGCGACGCCATCGCCGGAGTTGGGTTGTGTTGGGATTCTTGGCTTGCCGGAGTTGGGGAATTTGGGGAGGCGATGGAGAAGGTGATAGGGGAGCTCGCTTTTTATACGCGGTTTTGGGAGAGTTTTGGGGGATGGGATTATGGGAAGAGGAGATTCCGTGCAGCATTGGAGCTGGAATTGGAATTGGAATTGTTTGGGGGAATTAGGTGTTTTAGTTCTATCTGTGACAGCGAAAGCAAAGAGGAGAAGGGGGGAAATCTTCCATAAAAGGCATCTAAATTTGTGATATTTGCATTTAAAATCCATGGTCAccatgccactacaaatatgTCAAATTAGAAAAATGTCACTACTATTCGTGATATCGGGTATATGCCACAGCAATCttttaaaattagaaccatgctaCTCCATCGCGATTTATGTCGTCCATGTCACATTTTCTGACATCGGGGCCTTCATCTCCTTGTCGTCTTCGTCTGCAAGCAGCAAGCCTACGGCGGAGGCTGGCCAGCGAGCTCCGGGAAGGCTAGATGGTGGTCGTGGATGGCGACGACTCCACTCGGCGGTCGTGGACGGTCGAAGAGGGAGCCAATGGAGATGAGCGCAAGGAGATCCTCGACAGCCAAATCAATGCTGGAGAAGGAGGGCACAGTGATAGATGGGGGAGGGGCGAGACGGGAGGAGAGCTCCTCAGTGAGGGCAGCGGCGAGCAGGACGCACATCCGCTCGAGCTCATCGATGAGCGTGATGATGATAGGCTGGGATCTCTGCCCAGATCTGGTGAGGGAGAAGCCACCACCGAGCTACCGAGGTCCCGCCATCGCTCATCCGTCCTACCACTCGCTCGTCGCTTGTTAGTGCGGGAAGAGGCGGTGAGGGTGGTGGTTACTCGTGGAGCGCCAATGGGCTGGAGCATGGGGGCACGGTAGTGGCAGCGGGCGATGACGAGGAGCTGCTGTCcaggcgcgacgacgacgaggaccaTGTCGTCAAGGTCGATGACCTCCGCTTATTTCTTCCGTGCCAGGGAGGAGGCCGAGCTGCACGCCGCCGCTAGAGGCCGCGGACGCAGAGCTCTCCTCGTTCTCTCCCGTGTGTCGGTGCTGCTGCTACTGGCCAGCGTTGACACCGGAGTTGAAGAAGCCGATGAGGTTGACAAAGCACACACCACAGACGAAGAGAATGTGGATCTAACGAGGATGACAGAAAAGTGTACGACGATGGCATGGTTACAATTTTACCAAATTTCAATGGCACCAAACCGATATCGTAAatagtaatgatattttttctaatttgacATATTTGTAGTGGTATGGATCCAACTAACCCAAAGAAGAACATGGTGATTTTGTGCTCCGAGGAATGTCTGTCATCCTCTTCGGAGAAGAAATTAGAGTTGGCGAGGACATCAAGCTTACTGGAGATGACGAAGAATGCTTACAAAGTAATGGTTTTAACTTGCGCAGTGTCCCAAGGAATTTAGGCCATGTTTGATTCAGCCCTtggattattataatatagattATTAGGTGATAGTTTATTATAATAGATTATTACAATCCACTCTAAACGtgcttttttttagattattgggtggctaataGCTAACAAACAACTAATAATCTaaagaaacaaacagctaaTAGCTTATTCTATCTCAACTTATTATAATCCaccttatagtaatctggctcaataatctagattataataattttaagctgaaaTAAACAGGGCCAAGTATGTAGGTTAAACTTTATAATTACTctttccattttatattataagtagtTTCGACTCTTTTTCCTAGTCAAGctatcaagtttataaaaaaagttattaacatctacaacaccaaattagttttattgaaattaacatttaatatattttgatagtatgtttaTTTTAGGTTAAAAATGTCGGTAGCGCTATTCCACGCGCTACAGCGCGGAATAATAATTCGAGCGCCGCACAACGCCTTCTCCTTCtggttttttcgttttttaccaCCCCATCTTTCCTCCGCATCCCACCTTTTCtcggtttggtttttttcgttttttaccaccccaccttccgtgtttcttttttctcttttccatcttaTCTATGCTTCATAAATGGGCCcggtaaaatattaaccatccagatTTTTCTCTTATTCATTCCTTCTCTATAGTTTTTCTGTTTTCgcgttttagtaaaatatttactgtagttaGTATCTCCGCACGTCTCAAAAGTAACAAATATACTACGTGGAGTTTTTCATTTACTCCTAGCCTCCCACATCTGCTCATTctaaagtaacaaatttactcgcatGAATGCCTCCACATCGTATGACGCTATATTTAGATGgtcgtaaaagaattactaccagcTTACAATGCTAGTTATTCTTTTACCAATATTATTTAGATTTCGTGGTctgtgagtaaaacaattactatcTTCCTCTCGATATAATCCATGATGTCATAGCCACcatgtagtaatatgtttagtAATGTGTTCAATACAcaatataagagtaaaaactgagATTTTGTGGCTtgcgagtaaaacaattaccaccttcctctcgatatagccatgATCTTGTAGCCAcctgttgatgtaaaaacacaaggcctgggagatctgcttaactccagcgcaagtccaaaagcttgcctttaggtgtatgagtgtgccagttgatttgatcctgcaatcaacaagaaataaagacaaaggaactacgattaaatccataaacgatagccgatcggctagttgccgatgacgtatcatttatctttgagccgatgtcatatgtagatcgatcggcagtcatgaataagtaagaaagaactaaatctactcgatcggctgtagatattaacaatatataatccttatgtcgatatatatttaaaccaagtgattggaaTAGATcagtcgccatgccgagacagtataaatcacttagatcgaaatatatactaacaacaagactatatatgttcatagcatagccgatcaagtagatctagcatgtatcggcaaatactccgataccactctatattaagatattagagcaaacagaatataccaaacgaaagcctaatatacttaaatgaaacaagatcttaacataaagggcagatttaacatgtcaatcaagcacaTAAGATAAATGTAGtcaaatcaggtaagatcggctaaaaccccgatgctaccctaatcggcaaccaaaggcAGGCTATAGATTGAGATtttaatcacgactcataagatcaaactcaactgatacagctataagtatgaaaagaaggacaatatctagacaatcaagccgttgattgTTTCATAcggtggtggatatcctatataatctaagccaacgttGGTATTTAACCTGATCAGCTGCCTTCTagcgatagatgttagccgactgGAGGTTAGATAAtaatattgccaaagattatatagaatatatgctaactcgatgaattacataaacaagattagagtatcataaagatggaagcactaatcccaagaacgcaactacgcaagccgccataacaagttttacctctagttgaagatcgaaaccaatgcagctcaacccgaaagcaagaacttgtcgaaacaaaacgaaagtaaaagggtggcgatgcgccgagattgtattgaacgtgtgttagattgattacatggggctcggggtctatttatacccgagattacaaaatatgtccatgtcggacacgactcttatctctaacaaactctaagataccataagtctttgcggcagacttttgcccaaacatatctctaaggaaattacatgaaatattctaattaatagatagaattgccttctcaggactctatccatgcatggcaatcctcatgaagcacattaactcaacccgacaacgtatgccgtgtcatattgtcggattcagctcgatcggctaaccttgtccaactcggactctgccAATCCTGGTCACAGCCGATCTGGACTTTAGCCGAtccttgctctgtttccgaaacgATTTCCATCTCGAATTCTACTCCGTTCCTATCTTCATCTCTGATActcagattaccaaatttggttgttaacaccaccgtgtagtaatatgtttactgatgtgttcaatatatattataagagtaaaaactggTACTAAGAGTATTGCTGATCTATATCACAAAATAGTCGTATGAATGAAAAAGTTACAGGCTCAATCACACACAAGCGATAAAATTACTCACAtgtgaatcaaactagaaaagaaaaaaaatgattcagccaAAAATCCATTATGGAATCGTGGAAGGATGTAGCGGTGTGGTATAGAGATGAGCTCGACGTTGCGCAATAgcagccatccatcatctagcaagcacaaaaaaaaatgcaaaaacattctcgttcatgtCAATACAAAtgacgagcaaaagaaaaatagcaaacaatcTCCATCACCGGTGgactccaccctatcctctgcggccagccacatggagcacgatgtgcaaatgtagaacctgtgcagcccatcaattgagatcaggtaatattggagattgcatgttaatttgatttgcaaaaaaaattagggcTTCATGTGTGAAGTTGAAGGAGAGAATGCAGATGCAAATCAGAGTGTCATTTCCTTACTTGCTTGTTCTATCAATATCGCCGATGTGGAGCAGCTGCTGGTTATTGCTATTGGCCCAGGTGAACACCTCCTTGCTGGTTAAGGTGTTACTTAGCGTCCGGCAGCGAGGCCCGATGTAGTGCCTTCGCCTCAACCGCCGTTGGCCACCGCTCGCTGGCCACCGCCATCAACCACCAcggtgtcgtcgtcctcctccatggtgtaTCGCCGATCTGTGGGCTAggatggtggatcgattcaggtccgaaaaaaaaaaggaaaaaacagagtgggggcgagagtggttggttgggtatgggaaaaatagaatatataccgctagcagagaagttgtttttatcgaagtaaatcatttactccgataatggtgGGTGCACGATGCGGGACGTGGGGTGGGATCGGAAGCAGgggagttgtttttattatcgaagtaaatcgtttactcgaaTAAAGGTGCGTGGTTGAGGCATGTGATaggagtaaatcgtttactccgacAACGGTAGGAGTAGGATGACGGgacgtggggtggggtgggcctGGGCTGATGCATGTTTGGTGCTTGGAATATTAGGAGCGCGCTGCTAATAGTAGTTCTataaaaatgttgctatattttttctataaacttaaaaattattgattaggaaaaaatcaaaacggcttataatatgaaactgaggGAATAAATGATAATTCGTTGTTGTTTTTgagttttcaaactaaattaaaGTGTTTTAGGATATAGAAGAGAAAGGCGTTCAATCCTAAATATAAAATGCTTCGATGCATATTTGGTCGATCTACTCGTATTTAATATCACACCATACAAAACTTAGTTTAAGAGATGCGGGTAACAAATTCTTTACCACACCAGACGTCATAGCTAAAGTGTGATAATTAAAGTAATAGAGGTGCATGGCATGTTTGTCTGAGGAATTAAAGATTTTGGCGTACCAGAACTGTATCGATGAAGCAAAATCTTCCAAAAATTTGTGATAAAGCTCAACAAACTGTGTGGTAGTTAACCAAACACTCCTGATACCATTGCCACTGATATGTGATTGCCACTAACATGTGATCAGTTCAAAGGTTTGTCGAGCCTACATGTCAATGATAAATGTCACTTGACTTTGATTTTGAAGATAGAGAATCCTAATTCATGAGCACGATGATGGCGTTCGCGTGCCGGGCGCCTGCACAAGAAGCATCTATCGTTTTCTCTATAGAACATCAGTCgctgttaaaatttaaattttaaaacatgatttttaaagtttttatcaaattttatttttcagcattgacATTTAAAGTcgctaagaatatatatatatatatatatatatatatatatatatatatatatataaattttagccACAAATTACTTTCTTTCTAATATGCCGTATGACGTATTATCTGCATTTGACCAAAATTACTTTCTTTCTAATATGCCGTATGACGTATTATCTGCATTTGACCAAAGGATGGGGGCCACATCGTGTGCACATGAGACCTCCCCCACGAGGAGTGTCATACAATATCACTTGTGCTGGATTTCACGTTTTGTTTTACCATGCACTAAGCACATCAGATTTACGGACCCTCGCAGAAAATCGAAACACGTAttattacatgattaattaagtattatgaaaaaagtttaaaaatagatttatctccgttttaatagataacgccaTTGATTTTGAACacacgtttgatcattcattttattaaaaaaatttacataattatagtatattttattgtgatttgttttatcactaaatattatttatatcttatatttttgcacaaagtttttgaataagacaatgGTCAAAAGCAtgtcaaaaagtcaatggcgttatctattaaaaaatggagggagtatctttttttagcaattttcatatagaaaatttttaaaatttcatactgtttagagcaggtacaatagcaggcaattaaccagctataaacatattttaataagataaaagatgagagagaagagcagcgggctacagatctgtagccagctacagcacggactccaagacgcggtgtgtgtatgacaagtcggaccatatattaatagtatagtaagcaactattgtataaattggctattagattggctatagatgaattgaagtttgtagtgggctatactattgaacttacTCTTAGTAGTTTGTAAAGTATGTGTGTGAAAACGAAGAAGGAAAGTAGGTAATATAGTCTTAAGAACACCGCCTAACAAACATAGGGATATAGGAATGCAGGTTACAGCAAGGAGATTATCAACACCTCCCTTCCCTCTCTTACGGTGGACAATTAACATATTGCTACTTTCTCTCTTCACAAACTCTCTCCCACGTCAATGAAAATTGACGTGGATAGATTTTACTTACGGCTGGCACACACCCGCCGTACATGTCCTATAGTTTCGTTAAGGATCCAACTGCAAAACATCGTTTCCAGGAGGGGCTAACTGCAAGTGTTCGCTAGCAGCAAACATGCAAATCGCAGTTGCTGAGAGGAAAAACAGTACTGGTGGTTAGTGTTATCTTGTTGCAGGACGGTTCAGGATATTATGGTCGTGGGACCAGGAAGACTTAATATGAGCTCAGGAAACAGTCGCCACCTCTGTATTATGGGCATCAATTGATGCACCGAATAGGGCAGGCACACTTGCCTGTAGCCCTGTACTGACTAAGATTCCGCTGATAATTGTGTGCGTTTGCTAGAGAATCTTTTCTTCGAGTTACTGTTTTTGTTTGGTGGGAGTAACATTAGATAGATTTAGTgcactactatttttttttacggtTCTCTACTAAAGTTTATTAATTAATACTGTTTTTATAAAAGAAGTATAACTTAGAGCATCTACACTATAAGAATGCAtactaatatatactccctctatctcaaaatactAGAAGAAAAGTTTAAAcataaatacaaaatatttgcaGCGGGTATTTTTAAACATATAGCAAAAAAATTTGAGTTTATAGGGTAGTAAATCGACTTGGCAACAAATTACGCAGCTTAAATCATGTGCACCATTTAGGTCTACTATTAGACAAGGTTAAAAATAACGGTTCTTAAAACAACCAGTTACCCAAAAATGGTTAAACAGTTGTTAGTGCCGTTTACCGAATGAatgttcaaatttaaaattatgaatGAAAGGATTGGTTGGATTCCATAGGAAACCTGGATTTAATTTAAATGGAATGGGGTGGCGACAGTCGTGGAGGTGAGGAGAATCGAGGACCACGGTGGCGGGCGGTCAAGGTGGCAAGCTCCCAACGGCGCGGATCGAGCCAGGGCGTGACCGACGAGCTCCTGGCGGGGCACAAATTGGGATGTGTGAGCTCTAGCTCCTCTTCGCCGTTATTGtcttcctcttccccctctccccccccccccccccaccccgccAGATGCGATGCCACCGGTGGCCTCATCCCGTACCAACCTCTCTACTCTCAAGCTCAGGACGCACGGGGCTTTAAGTGGAGCAATGTTTAAAATAGCCGGCTATAGCCACCGCTATAGCGGGATATAGCGTTTGAGCAGGGTTGGAGCTAGGATAGTTAGCTTTTGACGCTAAACGATGTTTTCCGCTAATAGCGGCAATTAGCCGGCTAAATCCGCTAAATTACACTTCATTTAGCGCCATTCAGTTTGCAATTTGTGCTTGGGCCAAAATTCAGAGCAGGCCCTGGGCCTTCTCCAAGTCTCGCTGGTGGCCCAAAGGGGAGGTATAAGAGCAAGCTAGCAAGTAGCAAGGCAGCAACCCTAGCCATTCCTCAATCCTCTtgacctctcctctcccccaaaagagcggcggcgacggcggcggcggcagcgccatgAGCCTGTGATATACGTCGACCTGCGACACGATTCTTTGGTGGCTGGGCTGCGGAGTTAGAGTCTCGGAGGCAGCGACGGCCTCGACCTGTAGACTCGCGACTTGGGGCTGCTGAGGAAGAAGTTTCTTTcgagttttgagttttgacgCCATGCCCCAGCCGGAGCAACAAGCAAGTCAGACATGCAAgtttaattttcttcttttcttcttctaaaCTTAGTATTGTTCCTTTTGCTCATTTCAAATGTCAGGCAATGAGGATAGACAGAGGATTAGATAGATGGAAGATTAGAACTTGGACCATgttagctcatgattttttccTGATTCCATGTTTATATGCATAATTCTTGACTGATTTCTGTCAGGCAATTACAAAACCGCTAAATGGGATTAGCGGCGCTATAGCCCGCTATAGCCTTTCTTAGCCTCTACAGATACCAGCCACTAAAAGCCATAGCCAGCTATTTTGAACATTGAAGTGGAGTTGGCCAATGGAGCTCGAAGCGGTGCGGATTTGGGTGGCATAGGCCGACAGAGCTCGGGGCTTCCAACCGCCGCCTCTTGTTCACACCGCCTCCCTACTCTTCAGTGTGCCGCCATCCACCGTCCCCCTCCTCGTCGCCAAGGTGCTGGGGCAGATCAGGATGCCGTCTCCGCCGCTCATCCTCTAAAGAGTTGCCGCCTACCTCCCTCAGGCACGACACGAAGGAGCTCGATGGTGATAGCGACGGGAAGCTCCGTGTGGCATCATTCTTCTTCGCGTTCAGTCCTTTTTGGTTGTCGCCGCCACTCAAAGCTCTGTGCTGGGGAACAGGGGCACCGCGTAGTAGCCTCATGGGCCTGACAAAGGAGGAGACCCTAGGAGGGTGGGTGACTGACTGATAGGGCCCATGTGTCAGGTTCGATGTTGATGGCTGGTGgctggcagtggcggcgacgattCCTGGCCAAGAGCGCACAATTCCCAGCCAGCGAGGGCATTGCCCATGTGTCGCACTACGATTCCATGCAGCATGCAGCTTTTCGAGAGACGGCGAAGCGTTGCGGCCTACGGCGAGAAACTGCGAAGACGGGATGGGGGTCAACCGTGAAATTGGGAGCGTTTGAATCAGGTGGCGGCACACAGTGTTGTGGAAGACGGAATACGGATGTCGGACGGGGAGAGTATCGTCAAACGATTAATCGGAATACGGATGATTAGTCGGAATATGACGGAAATTTAACGTTTTGCAAATATAAGTACATAGTTAATAATAGTTTGTCCTTTTAGAGGTAATTAAATCCATATGAACACATTCTAGTTtcctagtatatatatttaaatagaaCAACCATAACATGACATTAACTTAACATACACGTACTAAAGTTAATAATGCAAAAAATATCATAATGCATATTTATGCATTAACTAGTGGTAGGTTCAGTTCATAATGCCTGCCATTGCTGCtataacaaattatatataataatacCATGATAATTTGCATTACACGTTATTGAAATCTTATACAGTATTAGTGCATTTGAAAAATATTTGGTCTTCAAAGAGATTAATATAGTAGTACATGCATGCTGTACAGGAGTACGAGAGAAGACAACTAACAGGATAGGCTATTGTGCGTGGGCTGGGCCCAGTGAATTTGATCATGCCCGATTATATACTGCCAATACGGCCTATTAGTCGGAAAAACGCTGGATTAATCGGTAATAACAGGAATTATGCGTTTTTGGACGACTAATGAGGACCGTTTTGCCAAAATGTGACGGACTGCTTACCGTCACCGTTTTAACGGGCGTCATAGCGGCCGTATCAACCGTTTTCCACAACACTGGTGGCACATGCTGTTCCACTAATTaa from Oryza glaberrima chromosome 6, OglaRS2, whole genome shotgun sequence includes these protein-coding regions:
- the LOC127775769 gene encoding uncharacterized protein LOC127775769, whose translation is MASQLVEEHRSGAEVHTGHELCERKARELLVELGLPDGLLPLPSLEEVGYNRAAGFVWLRQTQAGGATHTFDTIGKQVWYAGEVTAFVEKGRMHGVAGVKSKELLIWVSISEIVLSPSGTKLVFRTPAGLGRALPFTAFQLNPAPPEPEKKDAAADEADAAATN